One segment of Pseudanabaena sp. FACHB-2040 DNA contains the following:
- a CDS encoding alpha/beta hydrolase: MPSITLRGVPHSYSLTAPEGFSNTLVFIHGWLLSQQYWSPVIDQLKPYCQCLSYDLRGFGNSCQFLDQYQMGMLPLAQRLGASYSPFSLAAYARDLGELLAQLDLKPVWLVGHSLGASVALWAAYCYPERIKGVICVNAGGGIYLRREFERFRAAGQQIVQFRPRWFQHFPGADLAFTRMMVARPLQRQWGRQRLIDLLQAHPEAALGSLLESTTEEEVHLLPRIVSGLSQPVYFLAGDQDRVMELKFVRYLASFHSLFEADNGNVFELANCGHMAMVEYPALVAETIAAVLQQHI, encoded by the coding sequence ATGCCAAGTATTACCCTCCGGGGGGTTCCCCACAGCTACAGCCTCACAGCCCCTGAAGGCTTTTCTAATACCCTAGTCTTTATTCACGGCTGGTTGTTAAGCCAGCAGTACTGGTCACCCGTGATTGACCAGCTTAAGCCTTACTGCCAATGCCTGAGCTACGATCTGCGCGGCTTTGGCAACTCCTGTCAGTTCTTAGATCAGTACCAAATGGGCATGCTGCCGCTGGCCCAACGCTTGGGTGCCTCTTATTCCCCCTTTAGTTTGGCGGCCTACGCCAGAGACCTAGGAGAGCTTCTAGCGCAGCTCGATCTCAAGCCAGTTTGGCTAGTGGGGCATTCTTTAGGGGCTAGCGTTGCCCTCTGGGCTGCCTACTGTTACCCAGAGCGGATCAAAGGGGTGATCTGTGTTAATGCAGGGGGCGGTATTTATCTGCGGCGAGAGTTTGAGCGGTTTCGAGCCGCAGGCCAGCAGATTGTTCAGTTTCGACCCCGCTGGTTTCAGCATTTTCCGGGGGCTGATCTGGCCTTTACCCGCATGATGGTGGCTCGACCACTGCAGCGGCAGTGGGGCCGTCAGCGCTTGATAGACTTGCTCCAAGCCCACCCCGAAGCCGCCCTGGGATCGCTGCTAGAGTCAACCACTGAGGAAGAGGTACATCTGCTGCCCAGAATTGTCTCAGGCCTGTCTCAACCTGTCTATTTCTTGGCGGGAGACCAAGACCGGGTGATGGAGCTGAAGTTTGTCCGATATTTAGCCAGTTTTCACAGCCTCTTTGAGGCTGACAACGGCAACGTGTTTGAACTAGCCAACTGCGGACATATGGCAATGGTGGAATACCCTGCCCTGGTGGCTGAGACAATTGCTGCTGTGTTGCAACAGCATATTTGA